GGCATTTTAATTTTTTTTGTCCTGCACTAGTACGTCCTCCAAGAATTAGTTGTGACTTTTCACAGCTTGGACAAGTAAATTCACCATGATAGTCCTGTTTCCAATTAATCTCTAACATCAATTTTCTCCAAACCTTCAATCCGAATCACTAATCTTTGCTGGTCTATTATTAACCCCTGCTGCTGTCTAACCATTCCTAATTTAGAAGCCATTTCTAGTTCTGTCTCTACCCTCTGTAGATCGTTCTTGAGAACTGGTAAATCCTCAGTAGAGGTCAACCAGTGTTCGCACTGCCAGCAAGCATTTACAGTTTGACAGGGTGACTTTAAAACTGGTCGATGGCACTCTCCATATTGAGTAGTAATCTGATACATCTTGCGTCTCACCAACTCAGTAATCGAGTTTTGTGGTTGGTGTTGTGCAACTATTTTTCCAGTACTATCGACGTAGCTACTACTTTTCATTTGCTCTTGATATTCTTTGCCTACTACTTCTTTTATTAATCGCTTGTAATACTCTTGCATCTCTGGTGAACGGTGTCTGAGATATTTCTGAATAATTAAATCTCTAACTCCGGCATTGGTCATTACCGTAGCTAATGTTTTTCTAAATTGATGTGACTTAAAATGCCAAATTTCTCCCTCTTTGGTACAGATATTTTGTTCTTGAGCCAATTTGTTCAGCCAGTAGTTGAAACTGCTCGATCTCATTACTCTGGGCGCGGGAATATAATGATGAGATCCATCGTTGCTATTACACAAATTATTGTAACTATCCCCAAAACACTGCCTGATATATTCCTGCTGTTCCTTAATTACCACTACTAATTCTTCACAGATGGGCAATTCATCTACAGCTTGATACTTTTCTGTCAGAAATCTCAATCGCCATTGATTTCCGCGTTGACGCAAGCAATCTAGTGGTAGGTTCAGCAATTCTCCAATCCTCAAACCAGTGCCTCGAATTATCAACACCATTCGCTGTAAAGGCTCCGGTAGGTGGTGAAGATGTTCGTTTAGCTGTTGCCATACTTCTTCAGGAATGTACTCAATTTCATCCCGTTTAACTGTTGAATTTTTATATTTCCCTTTGAACCAATATGTGTTAACTTCTAACCATCCTTCTTCTCGACAGATGTTGAAGAAGTTAAT
This genomic stretch from Merismopedia glauca CCAP 1448/3 harbors:
- a CDS encoding tyrosine-type recombinase/integrase is translated as MSTLSNKHPYLKEGFVSVNESAHKLLNNPLIAKDIWRTVEDLGLTINQHEKTLTISFKLILQDWLRLLAKLYVLVRSNRKLSASYIRSDVAKLNRFSQFIENKSILNSIHINDQLFDEYDHYLHSLAISERSISLHYMTLINFFNICREEGWLEVNTYWFKGKYKNSTVKRDEIEYIPEEVWQQLNEHLHHLPEPLQRMVLIIRGTGLRIGELLNLPLDCLRQRGNQWRLRFLTEKYQAVDELPICEELVVVIKEQQEYIRQCFGDSYNNLCNSNDGSHHYIPAPRVMRSSSFNYWLNKLAQEQNICTKEGEIWHFKSHQFRKTLATVMTNAGVRDLIIQKYLRHRSPEMQEYYKRLIKEVVGKEYQEQMKSSSYVDSTGKIVAQHQPQNSITELVRRKMYQITTQYGECHRPVLKSPCQTVNACWQCEHWLTSTEDLPVLKNDLQRVETELEMASKLGMVRQQQGLIIDQQRLVIRIEGLEKIDVRD